A genomic stretch from Desulfotignum balticum DSM 7044 includes:
- a CDS encoding cache domain-containing protein gives MNLSYLFKNLPIRYKILCVFSVTFVVIMGLSSLTIYSIVKQNVEKNIETMLENATAAMVNNVRTAASVSIRNYLRATAEKNLEIVTHLYQRQADGSLTLEQAQKQAADIMLAQKIGTHGYICILDGTGRVVRHPKKLLEGLDISDHAFVQEMVAQKKGYIEYDWQNPDDDFPQPKALYLEYFAPWDWMITVSSYRKKFSELMEISDFEKSIQGQRFGKTGYACVLDAENNLIIPPAHQHANIFSNPEHADRFFKTISEQKDGIHTVSWPEKSGNFAGKNRIFFNHIPEYQWTVASAIHMDDFFSPLTTIKNFIMIVGLTSLLVFIPITFFLGATITEPLRNLMDRLNEDIDTGKGFSNRMVIPHSLDEVGQISFYYNSFMEKLETYSRDLKAQIAERRQVQEALQESEERYRSVMEAAPDPIIVYDMEGHVTYFNPAFTRVFGYTLEDSLGKKMDHFVPEEQWKQAMEGIQAILEGLVLPRTETTRKARDGRLIEVTLRGSVYRDKNGNPLGTVITHRDVSQVKQLEKAIMEIGEKERQKIGNDLHDDLCPHLIGVEGLSKVLKTRVEKTAPDAARSVENITRLIQEAIKKTRLLARGLCPVYFKHGLLSSLQELATNTKTVHQVTCALLYHEKIPAGNDMVNSNIYHIAQEAVQNAIRHGGADHIVIEMAYRNMSFSLAVKDNGTGFAPSGESSGMGLRIMNYRTKLMGGSLDIESSDTGTCVTLKLPVSALHFPENRTRLHKPQKHGMGMQ, from the coding sequence ATGAACCTGTCATACCTGTTTAAGAACCTGCCCATCCGTTATAAGATCCTGTGTGTCTTCTCCGTCACTTTTGTCGTGATCATGGGTCTTTCCAGTCTCACCATCTATTCCATTGTAAAACAAAATGTTGAGAAAAATATCGAAACCATGCTGGAAAACGCCACAGCAGCCATGGTCAACAATGTCAGGACGGCCGCATCCGTGTCCATCCGAAACTATCTGCGGGCCACAGCGGAAAAAAATCTGGAGATCGTTACGCACCTGTACCAGCGTCAGGCCGATGGCAGCCTGACCCTTGAACAGGCCCAAAAACAGGCGGCAGACATCATGCTGGCCCAGAAAATCGGCACCCATGGCTATATCTGTATTCTGGACGGGACCGGCCGCGTGGTCAGACATCCCAAAAAACTGCTGGAAGGCCTGGATATTTCCGACCATGCCTTTGTTCAGGAAATGGTGGCCCAGAAAAAAGGATACATCGAGTATGACTGGCAGAATCCGGATGATGACTTTCCACAGCCCAAGGCATTGTATCTTGAATATTTTGCCCCCTGGGACTGGATGATCACGGTCTCTTCCTACCGGAAAAAATTTTCAGAACTCATGGAGATCAGTGATTTTGAAAAATCCATCCAGGGTCAGCGTTTTGGGAAAACCGGATATGCCTGTGTTCTGGATGCGGAAAACAATCTGATCATTCCTCCGGCACACCAACATGCAAATATCTTTTCAAACCCGGAACATGCGGACCGGTTTTTCAAAACCATTTCTGAACAAAAAGACGGGATTCATACGGTGTCATGGCCGGAAAAATCCGGGAACTTTGCTGGAAAAAACCGAATATTTTTCAATCATATTCCTGAATATCAATGGACGGTGGCATCCGCCATCCATATGGACGATTTTTTTTCTCCGCTCACGACCATCAAAAATTTTATCATGATTGTGGGACTGACGTCCCTGTTGGTGTTTATCCCCATCACATTTTTTCTGGGTGCCACCATCACGGAACCGCTGCGAAACCTCATGGACCGGCTCAATGAAGACATCGATACCGGAAAAGGGTTTTCCAACCGCATGGTGATTCCGCATTCGCTGGATGAGGTGGGCCAGATCTCGTTTTACTACAACTCATTCATGGAAAAACTGGAAACCTACAGCCGGGACCTCAAGGCCCAGATTGCCGAACGCAGACAGGTCCAGGAAGCGTTACAGGAAAGTGAAGAACGATACCGGTCCGTGATGGAGGCCGCGCCTGACCCCATCATCGTTTATGACATGGAAGGGCATGTCACTTATTTCAACCCGGCGTTCACCCGGGTATTCGGTTACACCCTGGAAGACAGCCTGGGGAAGAAAATGGACCATTTTGTACCGGAAGAACAATGGAAACAGGCCATGGAAGGAATTCAGGCCATCCTGGAAGGCCTGGTGCTCCCCCGCACGGAAACCACCCGGAAAGCCAGAGACGGCCGTCTTATCGAAGTGACCCTCCGGGGATCCGTATACCGGGACAAAAACGGGAACCCGTTAGGCACGGTCATCACCCACCGGGATGTCTCCCAGGTGAAACAGCTGGAAAAAGCGATCATGGAAATCGGAGAAAAAGAGCGCCAGAAAATCGGCAATGATCTTCACGATGACCTGTGTCCCCACCTCATCGGCGTGGAAGGGCTGAGCAAAGTGTTGAAAACCCGGGTGGAAAAAACCGCACCGGATGCGGCCCGGTCTGTGGAAAACATCACCCGCCTGATTCAGGAGGCCATAAAAAAAACCCGGCTGCTGGCCCGGGGCTTGTGTCCGGTCTATTTCAAACATGGATTGCTTTCATCATTACAGGAACTGGCGACCAACACCAAAACCGTTCACCAGGTAACCTGCGCCCTGCTGTACCATGAAAAAATCCCGGCCGGAAACGACATGGTGAACAGCAATATCTATCATATCGCCCAGGAAGCGGTCCAGAACGCCATCCGCCACGGAGGGGCCGACCATATCGTCATTGAGATGGCGTACCGGAATATGTCATTCTCCCTGGCCGTCAAGGACAACGGCACGGGGTTTGCCCCTTCCGGTGAATCCTCAGGCATGGGACTTCGCATCATGAATTACCGAACCAAACTCATGGGAGGATCCCTGGACATTGAATCCAGTGACACCGGCACCTGCGTCACCCTCAAACTGCCGGTCAGTGCCCTGCATTTTCCGGAGAATCGCACAAGATTGCACAAACCCCAAAAACATGGTATGGGCATGCAGTAA
- a CDS encoding sigma 54-interacting transcriptional regulator yields MRVSIDTVLFSRQNEKDTTERLSLDMDEVAASGVPWPHDSPAIAVFSEKSREMIFAGIKNVADRGCQHEAVGLTRLLETATHQIPLAMAKYSQLGRLTGSIRSYLAKESLPSRYSILLIKDPLFRTLWNTIPDRAENDFHPITRKIPSAGRGDLFALMPVIEEDSDIRNEFIGSSREAGFIRQLIMRASQNDAPVLILGDSGTGKGKIASLIHTLKHQKKQTLITVNCGAIPYDLFESELFGYRKGAFTNAVQDKKGLWESAGQGTLFLDEIGDLSLHHQVKILSALDMKQARPVGATEEVPLCARVIAATNRHLYSMVKQGQFREDLYYRLRQGMLIHTWPLREHKEDIPLIAGILWEKIHQGRCPPLSEEILSSLKAYPWPGNVRELKSILNNLHTFFHEVRELTVRHLQAIFVYDGHGRLPYCSGALSDSTHRLADRIEKIRNLVRAEELVQSIINEMTPFFAADPEPLNVSLLSANLNVRLQELEMLFLYPHRLGNPETFESLNNMRAKLLFFKSLLEQDEASARSFWQKNAEGFLEKTRQAVSKMIGEILN; encoded by the coding sequence GTGAGAGTGTCAATCGATACGGTTCTGTTTTCCCGGCAAAATGAGAAAGATACCACCGAACGATTGTCCCTGGATATGGATGAGGTGGCGGCATCGGGTGTCCCCTGGCCGCATGACAGTCCTGCAATTGCGGTGTTTTCGGAAAAGAGCAGGGAAATGATCTTTGCCGGCATCAAAAATGTTGCAGACCGGGGCTGCCAGCATGAAGCGGTCGGACTTACACGGTTGCTTGAAACAGCAACACACCAGATCCCCCTGGCAATGGCAAAATACAGCCAGCTCGGCCGATTGACAGGCAGCATTCGATCTTATCTTGCAAAAGAAAGTCTGCCCAGCAGATATTCGATACTTTTGATCAAGGACCCCCTTTTCAGAACATTATGGAATACCATCCCGGACCGGGCAGAGAATGACTTTCATCCCATCACCCGAAAGATACCATCGGCCGGGCGGGGTGATCTTTTTGCGCTCATGCCGGTCATCGAGGAAGATTCAGACATCAGGAACGAATTTATCGGCAGTTCAAGAGAAGCCGGGTTCATCCGGCAACTCATTATGCGGGCGTCACAAAATGATGCACCTGTGCTTATTTTGGGTGATTCAGGAACCGGGAAAGGGAAAATCGCCAGTCTGATTCATACACTGAAACATCAAAAAAAACAGACATTAATTACGGTAAATTGTGGGGCCATCCCTTATGATCTGTTTGAATCAGAGCTGTTCGGGTACAGAAAAGGGGCGTTTACCAACGCTGTCCAGGACAAGAAAGGGTTATGGGAATCTGCCGGCCAGGGGACATTGTTTCTGGATGAAATCGGGGATTTGAGCCTCCACCATCAGGTGAAGATACTCAGTGCACTGGATATGAAACAGGCCAGACCAGTCGGAGCGACAGAAGAGGTTCCCCTCTGTGCCCGGGTGATTGCAGCTACCAACCGCCATCTTTATTCAATGGTGAAACAGGGGCAGTTCAGGGAAGATCTCTATTACCGGCTCAGACAGGGAATGCTGATCCACACCTGGCCCCTGAGAGAACATAAAGAGGATATCCCGCTGATCGCCGGCATTTTGTGGGAGAAAATCCATCAAGGCAGATGTCCGCCGCTTTCAGAGGAAATACTCTCCAGCCTGAAAGCGTATCCATGGCCCGGAAACGTCCGGGAACTGAAATCCATTCTCAACAACCTTCATACCTTTTTTCATGAAGTCAGGGAGTTGACCGTCAGACATTTACAGGCGATCTTTGTTTATGATGGACATGGCCGGTTGCCGTATTGTTCCGGGGCACTGAGCGATTCAACGCACAGGCTGGCTGACAGGATTGAAAAAATCCGCAACCTGGTTCGGGCGGAAGAACTGGTTCAGTCGATCATCAATGAGATGACCCCGTTTTTTGCAGCTGATCCAGAACCGTTGAATGTATCGTTGCTATCGGCCAATCTCAATGTCCGGCTTCAGGAACTGGAGATGCTTTTTCTTTATCCACACAGACTGGGAAATCCGGAGACGTTTGAATCGTTGAACAACATGCGGGCCAAGCTGCTTTTTTTCAAAAGTCTACTGGAACAGGATGAAGCCAGTGCCCGAAGTTTCTGGCAAAAAAATGCCGAGGGCTTTCTGGAGAAAACCAGACAGGCGGTATCCAAGATGATCGGAGAGATCCTGAATTAA
- a CDS encoding sodium:solute symporter family transporter has protein sequence MPAEYALNNVWIGLGMVIILFAIFYAVGYFSSRKTASDEDFYAAGFSIGPVTNGLGMAATWASLATFLGVIALILRLQVPFVYLWIQWAISIPLLTLLYGTSLRRMKAFTPASFIRQRYGKPSTIVIVCWMILIMIMYALGQMVGLGQAFELLFGVPYNIAIIVAGLATVGFITIGGMYGATYNAAFQMVVMTIAMIVPMGAIMKAMGSSGWWFPPLAYGDMVPDMIKNIPTFFDMKYDFRWYFALIPAFTLGPVALPHLAMKVFTSSSVKSARWAVVWFALFLGLLFSGTYVVGFAGNYFTATTGRIIEKADQTILILNVFYNPTLVAAFVMGGAIAAGLSTIGGNLMAIAGLVGSDLLGIIAPNMESAKKMKWGYAALGLGGLAAVLMAFNPPRFLVTSILWAFGLLATTATPAILLGVWWKEANKLALIISSMVCGIIFIVISPHVLPSICVGSGLVAALGMSGGMVTIPLSFAMFIILSIAFNRMPALKAYAPTLADKQVIDRIHGWGPDYDESRYNGIKWPLIISAVCVAVFIWGLQPW, from the coding sequence ATGCCTGCGGAATATGCATTAAACAACGTCTGGATCGGACTGGGAATGGTGATTATCCTGTTTGCTATTTTTTATGCGGTCGGTTATTTTTCGAGCCGGAAAACAGCGTCGGACGAAGATTTTTACGCGGCCGGGTTCTCCATCGGTCCGGTGACCAACGGACTGGGTATGGCGGCCACATGGGCCAGTCTGGCCACATTTTTAGGGGTCATCGCCCTGATCCTGCGGCTGCAGGTACCGTTTGTATATTTGTGGATCCAATGGGCCATCTCCATCCCTTTGCTCACCCTGCTGTACGGCACCAGCCTTCGGCGGATGAAAGCATTCACCCCGGCCAGTTTTATCCGGCAGCGGTATGGAAAACCCTCCACCATCGTGATCGTGTGCTGGATGATTCTGATCATGATCATGTATGCCTTAGGCCAGATGGTGGGACTGGGACAGGCGTTCGAGCTGCTGTTCGGCGTGCCGTATAATATCGCCATCATTGTGGCGGGTCTTGCCACGGTGGGATTCATCACCATCGGCGGGATGTACGGGGCCACCTACAACGCGGCCTTTCAGATGGTGGTGATGACCATTGCCATGATCGTGCCCATGGGTGCCATCATGAAGGCCATGGGGTCTTCGGGATGGTGGTTTCCGCCCCTGGCTTATGGGGACATGGTGCCGGACATGATCAAAAACATCCCGACGTTTTTTGACATGAAATACGATTTCCGGTGGTATTTTGCCCTGATCCCGGCCTTTACCCTGGGACCCGTGGCCCTGCCTCATCTGGCCATGAAGGTGTTTACCTCATCCTCAGTCAAAAGCGCCCGATGGGCCGTGGTTTGGTTTGCCCTGTTTTTAGGCCTGCTGTTTTCAGGAACCTATGTGGTGGGCTTTGCCGGCAACTATTTTACCGCCACCACGGGCCGGATCATTGAAAAAGCGGACCAGACCATCCTGATCCTCAACGTGTTTTACAACCCCACTCTGGTGGCCGCCTTTGTCATGGGCGGGGCCATCGCTGCCGGGCTGTCCACCATCGGCGGCAACCTCATGGCCATCGCCGGGCTGGTGGGATCGGATCTGCTGGGCATCATCGCCCCCAACATGGAATCCGCCAAAAAGATGAAATGGGGATATGCGGCCCTGGGGCTGGGCGGACTGGCTGCCGTTCTCATGGCGTTCAATCCCCCGCGATTCCTGGTGACCAGTATTCTGTGGGCATTCGGTCTGCTGGCCACCACGGCCACCCCGGCCATTTTGCTGGGGGTGTGGTGGAAAGAGGCCAACAAACTGGCATTGATCATCTCCTCCATGGTCTGCGGAATCATCTTTATTGTGATCTCCCCCCATGTGCTGCCCTCCATCTGCGTCGGATCGGGTCTGGTGGCGGCATTGGGCATGTCCGGCGGCATGGTGACCATTCCCTTGAGCTTTGCCATGTTCATCATCCTGTCCATCGCCTTTAACCGGATGCCTGCGCTGAAAGCCTATGCCCCGACCCTGGCGGACAAACAGGTGATCGATCGGATCCACGGCTGGGGACCTGATTATGACGAATCCCGGTACAACGGCATCAAGTGGCCGTTGATCATCTCAGCGGTCTGCGTCGCTGTCTTTATCTGGGGCCTGCAGCCCTGGTAA
- a CDS encoding vWA domain-containing protein has translation MGCLICFCFASTAVAAPTIFTLVLDASGSIEEKDFNTMNRAAGNFIDLIYEASQLPINIGERADFLSVAWFGGNDQYMQTPYINGSNESQLSVLTQQMRQLQHPNHGHTALYTALAKATIASVEHDGNLPGFYNNVIILITDGKDTQSPNDVKQVIRNIYPNNRIFVAIIGVGQQATPTYLNNEFGGIADDIRHLGNFDELAAVLILYSALAR, from the coding sequence TTGGGTTGCCTGATCTGCTTTTGCTTTGCCAGCACCGCTGTTGCAGCCCCCACGATTTTTACCCTTGTCCTGGATGCATCAGGCTCCATCGAGGAAAAAGATTTCAACACCATGAACCGCGCGGCAGGCAATTTTATCGACCTTATATATGAGGCGAGCCAGTTGCCCATCAACATTGGTGAACGGGCTGATTTTCTGTCTGTGGCATGGTTCGGAGGAAATGATCAGTATATGCAAACACCTTATATCAACGGGTCAAACGAATCACAACTAAGTGTGCTGACACAACAGATGAGACAGCTGCAACACCCCAACCACGGTCACACAGCTCTCTATACAGCCCTTGCAAAAGCGACCATTGCCTCTGTGGAACATGACGGGAACCTGCCTGGATTTTACAACAACGTGATCATTCTGATTACCGATGGAAAGGATACCCAATCCCCTAATGACGTAAAACAAGTCATTCGCAATATTTATCCCAACAACCGCATATTTGTTGCCATAATCGGGGTTGGCCAGCAGGCGACCCCGACCTATCTCAACAATGAGTTCGGCGGGATTGCCGATGATATTCGGCATTTGGGCAACTTTGATGAATTGGCCGCTGTACTGATTCTTTACAGCGCCCTTGCCCGATAA
- a CDS encoding AMP-binding protein, with amino-acid sequence MTVQPNMTDYEKEYKEFKWQVPEYYNFASDVFDKWAEDKEKLAMLWVDDHGTEIRKTFYELSKASKQLANVFKSRGIGQGDVVIVVLPRNIEWWIAFTACIRCGAMIAPGTTQLTAKDLEYRANKSEAACIITTPDIAGAFDEVTDKCPTVKTKIVITEPKEGWVFWDEAMDQASDEFETAKTKADDNCLVYFTSGTTGFPKMALHAHSYGYGHMVTGKYWLDLKPEDMHWNVSDTGWAKAAWSSYFGPWNQGAAQFVHHTDRFDPKITLGLLSKYPITTMCGAPTIYRMLVLQDLSKYKFPTLRHCVGAGEPLNPEIIEVWKKATGCTIRDGYGQTETVILAGNFPCIPPRFGSMGKPTPGIDLHVIDDQGNILGPDEEGDIAVRIEPERPIGLFKEYWKEPDRTAAAFIPGWYLTGDRAYVDEDGYFWFVGRSDDVILTSGYRIGPFEVESALIEHPAVAESAVVSSPDETRGEVVKAFVILAPNYKPSDALVKEIQDYVKKTTAPYKYPRKIEFVDELPKTISGKIRRIELRDSEWGR; translated from the coding sequence ATGACCGTACAACCCAACATGACCGATTATGAAAAAGAGTACAAAGAGTTCAAATGGCAGGTTCCGGAGTATTACAATTTTGCTTCAGACGTGTTTGACAAATGGGCCGAAGATAAGGAAAAACTGGCCATGCTCTGGGTGGATGACCACGGCACTGAGATCAGAAAAACATTTTACGAGCTCAGCAAAGCCTCCAAACAACTGGCCAACGTGTTCAAATCCCGGGGCATCGGCCAGGGGGATGTGGTCATTGTGGTGCTTCCCAGAAACATTGAATGGTGGATCGCTTTTACCGCGTGTATCCGGTGCGGGGCCATGATCGCGCCGGGCACCACCCAGCTGACGGCCAAGGACCTGGAATACCGGGCCAACAAATCCGAAGCGGCGTGCATCATCACCACACCGGACATTGCCGGCGCTTTTGACGAAGTCACAGACAAGTGTCCCACCGTGAAAACAAAGATTGTCATCACTGAGCCCAAAGAGGGGTGGGTTTTCTGGGATGAGGCCATGGACCAGGCATCCGACGAATTTGAAACCGCAAAAACCAAAGCAGATGACAACTGTCTGGTCTATTTCACTTCCGGCACCACGGGATTCCCCAAAATGGCGCTGCATGCCCATTCTTATGGATATGGACATATGGTCACCGGCAAATACTGGCTGGATCTCAAACCCGAAGACATGCACTGGAATGTGTCGGACACGGGATGGGCCAAGGCGGCCTGGTCCAGCTATTTCGGTCCCTGGAACCAGGGGGCGGCCCAGTTTGTCCATCATACGGACCGGTTTGATCCCAAAATCACGCTGGGTCTATTATCCAAATACCCCATCACCACCATGTGCGGGGCCCCCACCATCTACCGGATGCTGGTGCTCCAGGATCTTTCCAAATACAAATTTCCCACCCTGCGCCATTGCGTGGGTGCCGGCGAACCTTTGAACCCGGAAATCATCGAGGTGTGGAAAAAAGCCACGGGCTGTACCATCCGGGATGGTTACGGCCAGACCGAAACCGTGATCCTGGCGGGCAATTTTCCCTGCATTCCGCCCCGGTTCGGATCCATGGGCAAACCCACGCCGGGCATTGATCTGCATGTGATCGATGACCAGGGCAATATCTTAGGCCCCGATGAAGAAGGCGATATTGCGGTGCGCATCGAGCCGGAACGTCCCATCGGACTGTTCAAGGAATACTGGAAAGAACCGGACCGGACGGCAGCCGCCTTTATTCCGGGCTGGTATCTCACCGGGGACCGGGCCTATGTGGATGAGGACGGGTATTTCTGGTTTGTGGGCAGATCAGATGACGTCATTCTCACCTCAGGGTACCGCATCGGTCCCTTTGAGGTGGAAAGCGCATTGATCGAACACCCGGCCGTGGCCGAATCCGCCGTGGTCTCCAGTCCGGATGAAACCAGAGGCGAGGTGGTGAAAGCCTTTGTGATCCTGGCACCGAACTACAAGCCCAGTGACGCGCTGGTCAAGGAGATCCAGGATTATGTGAAAAAAACCACGGCCCCTTACAAGTATCCGAGAAAAATTGAATTTGTGGATGAACTGCCCAAAACCATCAGCGGCAAAATCCGGCGGATTGAACTGCGGGATTCGGAATGGGGAAGATAA
- a CDS encoding ATP-binding cassette domain-containing protein, whose protein sequence is MNSHPSRMPETRIRNIMVRNLTARHVTKTTPEIYNISFSLNSGEMMAVMGPSGSGKSSIISALLDKMKIEQGIIHVNGRVCPRGLFSIRRQLGHAPQGDILDGALTVRENLLFYQRLKTWSSRPEETIEGSIDTLLESFGIQHKKNMAVAGKARLSGGQRRRLNMGMELLNQPELLLLDEPTSGLSSKDSEKVIDQLKTLTAAGTIVIIVIHQPSSVIYKKFDQVLVLNREGEQLFVGPPLEALTFFNDVFPDRSMAVTEVECSACKNTRPEILLDAQEEVSPDFWKTNPPPDPQLELPPPGKDKMLSPALTFQEALKQFPLQVKRQMLKKSRDRLNQILTLVIPPVLGILIASVFKYAPDGEPYSIVTNQQYPHFLFLSIITGMFFGLMAGVFEIIKDEPLLQRERLNDISINGYFTAKYLVLALFGMVQCLAFLIPAHWILGVEHMLWVNAGLMALITFIGIAFGLLFSTLTSSVLAAYNFVPLILIPQIILGGGFLPFDRTGDGLYFIERHCNTLLEEKCPWQYPADKTRAPVIARLLPASWAFEFLVTANYDLHPVGRNQRQRQRELNEIDIRYQTLRGQAATLTQKRELDVRKNNEIDVVNQYHDQVFNQKSPSLNETIQNIGTGNTPLRRGDFTAPRHDLFQTEKDALPARTWFLDIIVLSAYLVILLGIGFVRVSIVARRR, encoded by the coding sequence ATGAATTCACACCCAAGCCGGATGCCTGAAACCCGCATCCGGAACATTATGGTAAGAAATCTGACGGCCAGACACGTTACCAAAACAACGCCCGAGATTTACAACATCTCCTTCTCTCTGAACAGCGGAGAGATGATGGCGGTCATGGGGCCTTCCGGTTCTGGCAAATCTTCCATTATCAGCGCCCTGCTGGACAAAATGAAAATTGAACAGGGCATCATTCATGTCAACGGCCGGGTATGTCCCCGGGGTCTTTTTTCCATCCGGCGCCAACTGGGACATGCCCCCCAGGGCGACATCCTGGATGGTGCCCTGACAGTCAGAGAAAATCTGTTATTTTATCAACGCCTGAAAACCTGGTCCAGCCGTCCCGAAGAAACCATTGAAGGCAGCATTGATACCCTTTTGGAATCTTTTGGTATCCAACACAAAAAAAATATGGCGGTTGCCGGAAAGGCAAGGCTTTCCGGCGGTCAGAGACGGCGGTTGAACATGGGCATGGAACTGCTCAACCAGCCGGAACTCCTGCTGTTGGACGAACCCACCAGCGGCCTTTCTTCAAAAGACTCGGAAAAGGTGATCGATCAGCTCAAGACACTGACCGCCGCAGGAACGATCGTTATCATCGTCATTCATCAGCCTTCATCGGTCATCTACAAAAAATTCGACCAGGTACTGGTGCTCAACCGGGAGGGAGAGCAATTGTTTGTGGGGCCTCCCCTGGAAGCCCTGACCTTTTTCAACGATGTTTTCCCGGACCGGTCCATGGCTGTCACCGAGGTGGAGTGTTCCGCATGCAAGAACACCCGGCCTGAAATCCTCCTGGATGCCCAGGAAGAGGTCTCCCCGGATTTCTGGAAAACAAATCCGCCACCCGACCCCCAGCTGGAGTTGCCGCCGCCGGGGAAAGATAAGATGCTGTCCCCGGCCCTGACCTTTCAGGAGGCCTTGAAACAGTTTCCCCTGCAGGTCAAACGCCAGATGCTGAAAAAATCCCGGGACCGATTGAATCAGATCCTGACCCTGGTCATTCCGCCGGTTCTGGGTATTTTGATCGCATCGGTATTCAAGTACGCCCCGGATGGGGAGCCTTATTCCATTGTCACCAACCAGCAATATCCCCACTTTCTCTTTCTTTCCATCATCACTGGCATGTTTTTCGGGCTCATGGCCGGGGTTTTCGAAATCATCAAAGATGAGCCCCTTCTTCAGCGGGAGCGGCTCAACGACATCTCCATCAACGGATATTTCACAGCCAAATACCTCGTACTGGCCCTGTTTGGCATGGTCCAGTGCCTGGCCTTCCTGATTCCGGCCCACTGGATTCTCGGGGTCGAACACATGCTTTGGGTCAATGCCGGCTTGATGGCCCTGATCACCTTCATCGGCATCGCTTTCGGCCTGCTGTTTTCCACCCTGACCTCCTCGGTCCTGGCCGCCTACAATTTCGTGCCGCTGATTCTCATCCCCCAGATCATTCTCGGCGGCGGGTTTTTGCCCTTTGACCGCACCGGCGACGGTCTGTACTTCATCGAACGGCACTGCAACACCCTGCTGGAGGAGAAATGCCCCTGGCAATACCCGGCCGATAAAACCCGCGCCCCGGTCATCGCCCGTTTGTTACCGGCCAGCTGGGCTTTCGAATTTCTGGTCACGGCCAATTATGACCTGCACCCTGTCGGGCGTAACCAAAGGCAGCGGCAGCGTGAACTCAACGAGATCGACATCCGTTATCAGACCTTGAGAGGCCAGGCTGCCACCCTGACCCAGAAGCGTGAACTCGATGTTCGGAAAAACAATGAAATCGATGTCGTGAACCAATACCATGATCAGGTTTTCAATCAGAAATCCCCGTCTTTGAATGAAACCATACAAAACATCGGTACAGGGAACACCCCGCTGCGCCGGGGAGATTTCACCGCTCCCCGCCATGATCTCTTTCAGACGGAGAAAGATGCGTTACCTGCCAGAACATGGTTCCTCGATATTATAGTGTTATCCGCGTATCTTGTCATTTTGCTTGGAATCGGTTTTGTTCGGGTCTCAATTGTGGCCAGACGACGGTAA
- a CDS encoding response regulator transcription factor, producing MMIKKKILLVEDHPIFRLGLAELINQEEDLTASGESKDVDDAIREIESVFPDLIIADISLKHSDGIDLVRHVNKHHPHIPVLVLSMHDEYLYAQRALHAGAKGYIMKQEAMESVVEAIHHVLAGKVYLNDSVKEHILSNITGTSDIRKKSPIDRLTHREMQVFKLIGKGYSSREIAVRLFLSIKTIGTYRERIKTKLNLKHANELVRCAVHFEKTGQITTVPE from the coding sequence ATGATGATAAAAAAGAAAATACTGCTGGTGGAAGACCACCCCATTTTCCGGCTCGGCCTGGCTGAACTGATCAATCAGGAAGAAGATTTAACCGCATCCGGCGAATCCAAGGATGTGGACGACGCCATCAGGGAAATCGAATCCGTGTTTCCGGACCTGATTATCGCAGACATTTCTTTGAAACATTCCGACGGCATCGATCTGGTGCGGCACGTGAACAAACACCACCCCCACATTCCCGTGCTGGTGCTGTCCATGCATGATGAATACCTGTATGCCCAGCGGGCCCTGCATGCCGGGGCAAAAGGATACATCATGAAACAGGAGGCCATGGAATCGGTGGTGGAGGCCATTCACCACGTGCTTGCGGGCAAAGTTTATCTGAATGATTCTGTGAAAGAGCATATCCTGTCCAATATCACAGGCACCAGTGATATTCGGAAAAAATCCCCCATTGACCGGCTCACGCACCGGGAAATGCAGGTGTTCAAGCTCATCGGCAAAGGATATTCCTCCAGGGAAATTGCCGTGCGACTGTTTTTAAGCATTAAAACCATCGGCACCTACCGGGAAAGAATCAAAACCAAACTCAATCTGAAACATGCCAATGAACTGGTCCGGTGCGCCGTGCATTTCGAAAAAACCGGCCAGATCACCACAGTGCCGGAATAA